A single region of the Herpetosiphon gulosus genome encodes:
- a CDS encoding TenA family protein — MDYAANLWQVNRLLAQACLQHPFVQGLATGQLGIERFADYIGQDSFFLQSFARAYSLAAAKAPNWASVCTFHQLAGGVIQELQLHQAFAADWQVDLSVVQPNPATQRYTDFLQLTAWSSDLGTLAAALAPCMRLYAYLGQSLAATQTASHRYSAWIETYSSNEFETLARQLEQLVNQHSYNLASTAQAYRYAMQCEYDFFEAVWRN; from the coding sequence ATGGATTATGCGGCGAATTTATGGCAGGTTAATCGTTTATTAGCCCAGGCTTGTTTGCAGCACCCGTTTGTGCAGGGGCTGGCAACTGGTCAACTGGGCATCGAACGCTTCGCTGATTATATTGGGCAAGATAGCTTTTTTCTGCAAAGTTTTGCACGGGCTTATAGTTTGGCAGCGGCCAAAGCCCCAAATTGGGCTAGCGTGTGCACCTTTCATCAGCTAGCTGGCGGTGTGATCCAAGAGTTACAACTGCATCAAGCCTTTGCTGCCGATTGGCAGGTTGATTTGAGTGTGGTGCAGCCTAATCCGGCTACCCAGCGCTACACCGATTTTCTACAACTGACGGCATGGTCAAGCGATTTGGGCACATTGGCGGCGGCGCTGGCTCCCTGTATGCGTTTATATGCCTACCTTGGTCAATCGTTAGCTGCTACTCAAACCGCCAGCCATCGCTATAGTGCTTGGATCGAAACTTATAGCAGCAACGAATTTGAAACCTTGGCGAGGCAATTGGAGCAACTGGTCAATCAACATAGCTACAATCTGGCCAGCACCGCCCAAGCCTATCGCTATGCCATGCAATGTGAATATGATTTTTTTGAAGCAGTTTGGAGGAACTAA
- a CDS encoding energy-coupling factor transporter transmembrane component T: MSSQRWHPLACLALVAAIGHSLLWLGCWWQQLLALSLIYGWLWWRIRAAMWPHVGLMLISCGLLGLSLGLSSTWSIALQASLRLACLGIIGLLLFALVEPSALIDSLYQLGLPLNLVRLLEGSLSTLPAMLRIVQQTRASLASRGIRNDHWYLLWNGRWLVLPILAQALQHADDLAEALHTRGLSDQCPTILQSYPWRWQDWSLLVLSGLSLLIWF, from the coding sequence ATGAGTTCGCAGCGCTGGCATCCATTGGCATGCTTGGCTTTGGTGGCAGCAATTGGGCATAGCTTGCTTTGGCTCGGTTGTTGGTGGCAGCAATTGTTGGCGCTGAGTTTGATCTATGGCTGGCTTTGGTGGCGGATTCGCGCTGCAATGTGGCCGCATGTTGGGCTCATGCTGATAAGTTGTGGCTTGCTTGGGCTGAGTTTAGGTTTGAGTAGCACATGGTCGATTGCGCTCCAAGCGAGCTTGCGGCTGGCATGCTTGGGGATTATTGGTTTACTCCTGTTTGCGTTGGTTGAGCCAAGTGCTTTGATCGACAGCCTATACCAACTTGGCTTGCCGCTAAATCTGGTGCGTTTGCTGGAAGGCAGCTTGAGTACATTGCCCGCAATGCTGCGGATTGTCCAACAAACGCGAGCTAGCTTGGCCAGCCGGGGTATTCGCAATGATCATTGGTATTTGCTGTGGAATGGGCGCTGGCTGGTTTTGCCGATTTTAGCTCAAGCTTTGCAACATGCCGATGATTTGGCCGAAGCTTTGCATACCCGTGGCCTGAGCGATCAATGCCCGACCATACTGCAATCGTACCCGTGGCGTTGGCAAGATTGGAGTTTGCTTGTGCTCAGTGGTCTCAGTTTGCTGATTTGGTTCTGA
- a CDS encoding ABC transporter ATP-binding protein, whose translation MSELVVVAKYRFRYAQSPAELGPWSFSLARGESVLLLGANGAGKSTVCRMLNGLIPYRYPGQQTGLVRIAGHATEQLNSQLWSQLVGSLSQRPANQILGHTVARDLDWSLAQQGLPRPTIAAKVSELAERFGLLDLLQRQPQSLSGGEIQRLALANLLARNPVLVVLDEPCAALDAAGVRLVRQVIQQLQQQGTTLVIAEQRPQLLSDLATRALSFEKGQLIYDGPIVEILQSEEWSVSQNELTVEPMLTWHKLNYKRNQCPIFANFSEQLDCAQVGLVGPNGSGKTSLLQLTSGVLRPQTGWICYQQRSITQQRADQRAAYLASLPQDLRSFFYWPTVAEELTCADPTWRQQLIERFGLVELLARSPFQLSGGEQRRVALACALLNKPRVLLLDEPTAGLDYAGRWQLRELLQTLAQQVSALISSHDLAWLGSLTSRWLRLPQVTAGA comes from the coding sequence ATGAGTGAGCTTGTTGTCGTTGCTAAGTATCGTTTTCGTTATGCCCAATCGCCAGCTGAGCTTGGGCCGTGGTCGTTTAGCTTGGCGCGGGGCGAATCTGTGTTGTTGCTGGGAGCCAATGGCGCAGGCAAATCGACGGTTTGTCGTATGCTCAATGGCCTGATTCCTTATCGCTATCCTGGTCAACAAACTGGCTTGGTGCGGATTGCAGGCCATGCAACTGAGCAACTTAATTCGCAACTATGGAGCCAATTGGTTGGCAGTTTGAGTCAACGGCCTGCCAACCAAATTTTGGGCCACACGGTGGCGCGTGATCTGGATTGGAGCTTGGCCCAGCAAGGCTTGCCGCGCCCGACAATTGCCGCCAAGGTCAGCGAGTTGGCAGAGCGTTTTGGTTTGCTGGATTTATTGCAACGCCAACCGCAGAGCCTTTCTGGCGGTGAGATTCAGCGGTTAGCACTTGCCAATTTGTTGGCGCGTAACCCAGTTTTGGTGGTGCTTGATGAGCCTTGTGCCGCTTTGGATGCGGCGGGTGTGCGGTTGGTGCGCCAGGTGATTCAACAATTGCAGCAGCAAGGCACAACTTTAGTGATTGCCGAGCAACGCCCGCAATTGCTGAGCGATTTGGCAACTCGCGCTTTGAGCTTTGAAAAGGGCCAATTAATCTACGATGGGCCTATTGTCGAAATTTTGCAAAGCGAAGAATGGTCTGTTTCACAAAATGAATTAACCGTCGAACCAATGCTGACATGGCACAAACTTAACTACAAGCGCAACCAATGCCCAATTTTTGCCAACTTTAGCGAGCAACTTGATTGTGCTCAGGTTGGTTTGGTTGGGCCGAACGGTAGCGGTAAAACCAGCCTTTTGCAATTAACCAGTGGCGTGCTGCGCCCACAAACAGGCTGGATCTGCTATCAACAACGCTCAATTACTCAACAACGGGCCGATCAACGGGCGGCTTATCTTGCTAGTCTACCGCAAGATCTGCGCAGCTTTTTCTATTGGCCAACTGTGGCTGAAGAACTAACCTGTGCTGACCCAACCTGGCGGCAGCAGCTGATCGAGCGTTTTGGGTTAGTTGAATTACTGGCACGGTCACCGTTTCAGTTGAGTGGCGGTGAGCAACGGCGTGTAGCCCTGGCATGTGCGCTATTGAACAAACCACGGGTTTTGTTGCTCGATGAGCCAACCGCCGGCTTGGATTATGCAGGCCGCTGGCAATTGCGCGAACTGTTACAAACCTTGGCTCAACAGGTGTCGGCTTTGATTAGTAGCCATGATTTGGCTTGGCTGGGTAGCTTAACATCGCGTTGGTTGCGTTTGCCCCAAGTAACGGCTGGCGCATGA
- the thiW gene encoding energy coupling factor transporter S component ThiW encodes MTSLIQKQRQSTRRLAYSIVLAALGLALSPMSIPTGIAKISPTQHLINVLAAVLVGPWWGLAIAFVIALVRNLLGTGTPLAFPGSMIGVLLAGLLYQHWRSDWLAVLGEVVGTGLIGATVAAVLVAPLAMGKSPALIAMLTPFAISSLVGALLALASLGLLRKARLLSADE; translated from the coding sequence ATGACTAGTTTGATTCAAAAACAGCGCCAATCGACGCGGCGCTTAGCCTATAGCATTGTCTTAGCGGCCTTGGGCTTGGCACTTTCGCCAATGAGCATCCCCACGGGAATTGCTAAAATCTCGCCAACCCAACATCTGATCAATGTGTTGGCAGCGGTGTTGGTCGGGCCATGGTGGGGTTTGGCGATTGCTTTTGTGATCGCATTGGTACGCAATTTATTAGGTACTGGCACGCCCTTGGCCTTCCCTGGTAGCATGATCGGCGTGCTCTTGGCTGGTTTGCTCTATCAACATTGGCGCAGCGATTGGCTAGCAGTGCTTGGCGAGGTGGTTGGTACTGGTTTGATTGGCGCGACGGTGGCAGCGGTGCTGGTTGCGCCGTTGGCAATGGGCAAAAGTCCCGCCTTGATCGCCATGCTCACGCCGTTTGCAATTTCGTCGTTGGTTGGCGCGTTGTTGGCGTTGGCTAGCCTTGGATTATTGCGCAAAGCCCGTTTATTGTCCGCCGATGAGTGA
- the thiE gene encoding thiamine phosphate synthase, producing the protein MMQIDWRLYAVLDTATLGLRDPLTMTAALLAGGIGILQLRAKNLTVRQTAQLAQAILPLTRIAQIPLLINDDLGLALALGADGVHLGVDDLPLDLARASFKGLIGYSPEGVTDAQRAEKLGVDYLGVGPFAATSTKLDAGAPLGHAGLRAIVEAVDCPVLAIGGITQHNVAEVRACGVAGIVVVSALLNATNPTQACREFLAD; encoded by the coding sequence ATGATGCAGATTGATTGGCGTTTGTATGCGGTGTTGGATACCGCCACACTTGGCTTGCGCGACCCCTTGACCATGACAGCAGCGCTGCTGGCTGGCGGCATTGGCATATTACAGCTTCGCGCCAAGAATCTGACTGTACGGCAAACCGCTCAGCTGGCTCAAGCGATTCTGCCACTAACTAGGATTGCCCAAATTCCCTTGCTTATCAACGATGATTTGGGCTTGGCCTTGGCGCTTGGCGCTGATGGCGTGCATTTGGGCGTTGATGACTTGCCTTTGGATTTGGCACGCGCCAGTTTCAAGGGCTTGATTGGCTACTCGCCTGAGGGTGTGACCGATGCCCAACGGGCTGAAAAATTGGGTGTTGATTATCTCGGGGTTGGGCCATTTGCCGCTACCAGCACTAAACTCGATGCTGGTGCGCCCTTAGGTCATGCGGGCTTGCGAGCAATTGTTGAAGCTGTGGATTGCCCAGTGCTGGCAATTGGCGGAATTACTCAACATAACGTTGCAGAGGTACGAGCCTGCGGCGTGGCGGGAATTGTGGTGGTTTCGGCACTGCTGAATGCCACCAATCCAACCCAAGCCTGTCGTGAATTTCTCGCAGATTAA
- the thiM gene encoding hydroxyethylthiazole kinase, which translates to MRSKEFTSSSLADCWHSLRQQRPLVHVVPNLVTANDVANALLAVGAAPIMAIEPAEFSQLNKRALVLSMGTPTFERMQLLAQAGRAAQAKNLPIVLDPVGVGATAWRKQAALELIAIVQPTILRLNLGEALALIDQTGVAHGVDVGHDWHDPVLVAGQLARRYGCVVGLTGVIDVVSDGTNWIQLEHGHQWLSQITGAGCIVTSLIGALAAVTNDAMLATVSAIAGFGMAAEVAAMHALGPASFRVALFDQLGAIAELIDNSLLNYLMEQHDAD; encoded by the coding sequence GTGCGGTCTAAAGAGTTCACATCAAGCAGCCTTGCCGATTGTTGGCATTCATTACGTCAGCAACGCCCTTTGGTGCATGTCGTGCCAAATTTGGTGACGGCCAATGATGTGGCTAATGCGCTGCTGGCGGTTGGCGCTGCGCCAATTATGGCGATCGAGCCAGCCGAGTTTAGCCAGTTGAACAAACGTGCCCTTGTTTTGAGCATGGGCACGCCAACGTTTGAACGGATGCAACTGCTAGCCCAAGCCGGACGAGCTGCCCAAGCCAAAAACCTGCCAATTGTGCTTGATCCAGTTGGGGTTGGCGCGACCGCTTGGCGCAAACAAGCGGCCTTGGAATTAATCGCTATCGTTCAGCCAACCATTTTGCGCTTGAATTTGGGCGAAGCCTTGGCCTTGATCGATCAAACAGGTGTGGCGCATGGCGTTGATGTCGGTCATGATTGGCATGATCCAGTGCTGGTGGCAGGCCAATTGGCGCGGCGCTATGGCTGTGTGGTTGGCCTAACGGGTGTGATCGATGTGGTTAGTGATGGCACAAACTGGATTCAGCTTGAGCATGGGCATCAATGGCTGAGCCAAATTACTGGAGCTGGTTGCATTGTAACCAGCCTGATTGGCGCACTCGCCGCAGTTACCAATGATGCCATGTTGGCGACGGTCAGCGCAATCGCTGGCTTCGGCATGGCGGCGGAAGTTGCGGCCATGCATGCGCTTGGCCCAGCTAGTTTTCGCGTGGCTCTATTTGATCAGCTTGGGGCAATTGCTGAATTAATTGATAACAGTCTGCTTAACTATCTCATGGAGCAGCATGATGCAGATTGA
- the cytX gene encoding putative hydroxymethylpyrimidine transporter CytX → MQESPDSVLDPIATDQRSFGFHDCFALWSSLGVGLLVLSAGALLVPSLSFGMACLAIVLGSAVGAALLAMVGVIGSDTGLPTMALLRPALGVRGSIAPTMANLIQLIGWGAFEIIVMSEATDAIARSAGLDLPASIWTVLWGVLVTAMAWGGPLTIVRRFLRTWGIWLVTGSALWLTYQAFQLTSFAELFAHRGTGELGFGTALDLVIAMQLSWLPLIADYTRYAKGARPTFWGSGLGNFAANVWFYGLGVVFTLSLLGQQVLPAILGAAGGALALSLILVDESDNAFADIYSAAVSAGHLSSRISLKMLALAFGLICTGVALVVPMARYEGFLLLLGSIFAPLFGIILVDHFGLRQRQLDVTALDRVNGRYWYHAGLNWRGLVAWILGIGLFHGLNAWYPTFGATIPSLISAGLIYWGLSNIGLFTKQSALQRAV, encoded by the coding sequence ATGCAGGAATCGCCTGATTCTGTGCTTGATCCGATTGCTACGGATCAACGTTCGTTTGGATTCCACGATTGTTTTGCTTTATGGTCGAGCCTTGGGGTGGGCTTGCTGGTGCTGAGCGCTGGGGCTTTGCTCGTGCCAAGCTTGAGTTTTGGTATGGCCTGTTTGGCGATTGTGCTTGGCTCGGCAGTTGGTGCTGCACTATTGGCCATGGTCGGCGTAATTGGCAGCGATACAGGCTTGCCAACCATGGCCTTGTTGCGCCCAGCCTTGGGCGTTCGCGGGTCAATTGCCCCAACCATGGCCAATCTGATTCAATTAATCGGTTGGGGCGCATTTGAAATTATTGTGATGAGCGAAGCGACTGATGCAATTGCTCGTAGCGCTGGGCTTGATCTGCCCGCCAGCATTTGGACGGTGCTTTGGGGCGTGCTGGTAACCGCCATGGCTTGGGGCGGACCGCTAACAATTGTGCGACGATTTTTGCGCACCTGGGGCATTTGGCTGGTAACTGGCTCGGCGCTTTGGCTGACCTACCAAGCCTTTCAATTGACCAGTTTCGCCGAGTTATTTGCCCATCGGGGAACTGGTGAACTGGGTTTTGGCACAGCGCTTGATTTGGTGATTGCGATGCAACTTTCGTGGTTGCCCTTGATTGCCGACTATACCCGCTATGCCAAGGGTGCGCGGCCAACGTTTTGGGGCAGTGGTTTGGGCAATTTTGCCGCGAATGTTTGGTTTTATGGCTTGGGCGTGGTTTTTACCCTCAGTTTGCTTGGCCAACAAGTGCTGCCTGCAATTCTAGGCGCGGCTGGTGGAGCCTTGGCTCTAAGCCTGATTTTGGTCGATGAATCGGACAATGCCTTTGCTGATATTTATTCGGCGGCAGTTTCGGCAGGCCATTTGAGCAGCCGCATTAGCCTCAAAATGCTGGCCTTAGCCTTTGGTTTAATCTGCACTGGAGTGGCTTTGGTTGTGCCAATGGCGCGGTATGAAGGCTTTTTATTGCTGCTTGGCTCAATTTTCGCGCCGCTGTTTGGGATTATACTGGTCGATCATTTTGGTCTACGCCAGCGCCAACTTGATGTAACAGCATTAGATCGTGTCAATGGCCGTTATTGGTATCACGCTGGCTTAAATTGGCGTGGCTTAGTAGCTTGGATTCTGGGAATTGGCCTGTTTCATGGCCTGAATGCGTGGTATCCGACCTTTGGGGCGACGATTCCAAGCCTTATTAGCGCTGGATTGATCTATTGGGGGTTGAGCAACATTGGTTTGTTTACCAAGCAATCGGCCTTGCAACGTGCGGTCTAA
- a CDS encoding NAD(P)/FAD-dependent oxidoreductase codes for MQKVIIIGAGFAGLRAAKTLAGKKVDVLLIDQQNYHCFQPLLYQVATAGLEPEQIAYPVRGIMHNWPGVRFLMARVEQIDRASKHVLTTMGSFDYNYLIVAAGGQTNYFGNREIEQHSFGLKNLNDAEQLRNHLLSMFERAAYERDPQVREALHTFVVVGGGPTGVELAGAIRELVKHVLVRDFPQLENSQVQVILLEATDKVLGMLPTRLQQKTLQRLEKMGVQVRLNTAVEGASADQVYLKGGEVIASHTLIWAAGVRGVELAQSLELALARGNRVRVQPDLSLADDPSVFIVGDLAYLEQAGKPLPQVAPVAIQQAVTAAKNILQQLQHQPTQAFAYRDRGSMATIGRNAAVAHIFGLQFWGFPAWVVWLFIHLMSLVGFRNRLVVLINWAYNYFFYDQAIRLITANRKQADFDVAPALDIMQTNN; via the coding sequence ATGCAAAAAGTAATTATTATTGGGGCGGGCTTTGCAGGTCTGCGAGCTGCCAAAACCTTGGCAGGCAAAAAAGTCGATGTGTTATTGATCGATCAACAAAATTATCATTGTTTTCAACCGCTGCTGTATCAAGTGGCGACGGCTGGCTTGGAGCCAGAGCAAATTGCCTATCCGGTGCGCGGAATTATGCATAATTGGCCGGGCGTGCGCTTTTTGATGGCCCGCGTGGAGCAGATTGATCGCGCTAGCAAACACGTGCTTACCACGATGGGCAGCTTCGATTACAATTATTTAATTGTTGCGGCGGGCGGCCAAACCAACTATTTTGGCAATCGTGAAATCGAGCAACATAGCTTTGGCTTGAAAAATTTAAATGATGCTGAGCAGTTGCGCAATCATTTATTGAGCATGTTTGAACGTGCGGCTTACGAGCGTGATCCACAGGTGCGCGAAGCCTTGCATACATTTGTGGTGGTTGGCGGCGGCCCAACTGGTGTTGAATTGGCCGGAGCAATTCGCGAATTAGTCAAGCATGTTTTGGTGCGCGATTTTCCACAACTTGAAAATAGCCAAGTCCAGGTGATTTTGCTCGAAGCCACCGATAAAGTGTTGGGCATGTTGCCAACGCGCTTGCAGCAAAAAACACTTCAGCGCTTGGAAAAAATGGGCGTGCAAGTACGTTTGAATACTGCCGTCGAAGGAGCTAGCGCCGATCAGGTGTATCTCAAGGGTGGCGAGGTGATTGCCAGCCATACCTTGATTTGGGCGGCAGGTGTGCGCGGGGTTGAATTGGCTCAAAGCCTTGAATTGGCCTTAGCACGCGGCAATCGGGTGCGGGTTCAGCCTGATTTGAGCTTGGCAGACGATCCCTCGGTATTTATTGTTGGCGATTTGGCCTATCTTGAGCAGGCGGGCAAGCCCTTGCCTCAAGTTGCGCCCGTGGCAATTCAGCAGGCGGTTACGGCAGCCAAGAATATTTTGCAGCAGCTTCAACATCAACCAACCCAAGCTTTTGCCTATCGCGACCGTGGCTCGATGGCGACGATTGGCCGTAACGCAGCGGTGGCGCATATCTTTGGCCTGCAATTTTGGGGCTTTCCGGCTTGGGTGGTGTGGCTATTTATCCACTTGATGAGCTTGGTTGGCTTCCGTAATCGGCTGGTAGTGCTGATTAATTGGGCCTACAACTACTTCTTTTATGATCAAGCAATTCGTTTGATTACCGCCAATCGCAAGCAGGCCGATTTTGACGTAGCGCCAGCTTTGGATATAATGCAAACCAACAACTAA
- a CDS encoding DUF1990 family protein codes for MQRRQFGWMFGIGLGAIGLVQLWQRRFKRGKIAQTPQTGSGSLYRRRYWVDFQALNQSPESLVKHIKANLPDFSPGLFADFRKATGNERVMQVGDEYDIAILGPWNGSVRVCTNQPLRFGFCTLEGHPEAGQIHFEFKPHPEQANAWHFEIASEARSRDGLVEMAYRIGKVVQTQVWSTFCQRVVEFAQAQQLGELQTSTIEQTPEGEVVIHD; via the coding sequence ATGCAACGACGGCAATTTGGCTGGATGTTTGGGATTGGGTTGGGAGCAATCGGCTTGGTGCAACTTTGGCAGCGCCGTTTCAAACGCGGCAAAATCGCTCAAACACCGCAGACGGGCAGTGGTTCACTCTATCGTCGCCGCTATTGGGTCGATTTTCAGGCGCTCAATCAATCGCCCGAAAGCTTAGTTAAGCATATCAAAGCCAATTTGCCCGATTTCAGCCCTGGTTTATTTGCCGATTTTCGCAAAGCCACGGGCAATGAGCGAGTGATGCAGGTTGGCGATGAGTATGATATTGCGATTTTAGGGCCGTGGAATGGCTCGGTGCGGGTGTGCACCAACCAGCCGTTGCGCTTTGGCTTTTGCACCCTTGAGGGGCATCCCGAAGCAGGACAGATTCATTTTGAGTTTAAACCACACCCTGAACAAGCTAATGCCTGGCACTTTGAAATTGCTTCGGAAGCCCGTTCGCGTGATGGCTTGGTCGAAATGGCCTATCGCATCGGCAAAGTGGTGCAAACCCAAGTTTGGAGCACCTTTTGCCAACGAGTGGTTGAATTTGCCCAAGCCCAACAACTCGGCGAACTCCAAACCAGCACCATTGAACAAACACCGGAGGGCGAGGTCGTGATTCATGACTGA
- a CDS encoding DUF1990 domain-containing protein, giving the protein MTEQPLWQQYRQQIEAYRDAQLNFDLQRVHEYTKENGWNVDDYEAELPPEPPGQPQAQGSWQAACAVLREYRFPPPDLITGIFIPDQPLEQRIMLLRGTFLGFSFYFGVKIGGVIDETRDTEHGPERVWGYNYQTLQGHFERGQIEFTIVKLLETGQVLFRIHAFSQTGRIRNPFYWLGFKLFGRHLQLRFARDAMQRMQTLVQEALAGVPSQTSQPTPIQSTANNPEAAEQLAEVVEKQ; this is encoded by the coding sequence ATGACTGAACAACCATTATGGCAACAATACCGACAGCAAATTGAGGCCTATCGCGATGCGCAGCTCAATTTCGATTTGCAGCGCGTCCACGAATATACCAAGGAAAATGGCTGGAATGTTGATGATTATGAGGCTGAATTACCACCCGAACCGCCAGGCCAGCCCCAAGCTCAAGGCTCTTGGCAAGCAGCTTGCGCTGTGCTGCGCGAATATCGTTTTCCACCGCCCGATCTGATCACCGGAATTTTTATTCCCGATCAGCCACTCGAACAGCGAATTATGCTGCTACGTGGCACATTTTTGGGCTTTAGCTTCTATTTTGGGGTAAAAATTGGCGGGGTGATCGACGAAACTCGCGATACTGAACACGGCCCTGAGCGAGTTTGGGGTTATAACTACCAAACCTTGCAAGGCCATTTCGAGCGTGGTCAAATTGAATTTACGATCGTTAAATTGCTGGAAACAGGCCAAGTGTTGTTTCGAATTCATGCCTTCTCGCAAACCGGACGTATTCGCAACCCGTTCTATTGGCTAGGCTTTAAGTTGTTTGGGCGGCATTTACAATTGCGTTTCGCCCGTGATGCGATGCAACGAATGCAAACTTTAGTCCAAGAAGCTTTGGCTGGTGTGCCAAGCCAAACCAGCCAACCAACGCCAATTCAAAGCACCGCCAACAATCCCGAAGCCGCCGAACAACTAGCCGAGGTTGTCGAAAAACAATGA
- a CDS encoding Rrf2 family transcriptional regulator, with the protein MSASSRFAVAVHILALLETNANQALSSSCIAASVNTNPVVIRRILGMLNRAGLVHTEYGADGGTRLARSAHEITLNDIYHATENCRILPLHASSPNQDCRCGRTIQPVLSTIFSHAEAAMQQVLANKSLAEVVNEMQCKPNPQSIPHP; encoded by the coding sequence ATGAGTGCAAGCAGTCGATTCGCTGTGGCGGTGCATATTTTGGCACTGCTTGAAACCAATGCAAATCAAGCTCTTTCCTCAAGCTGTATTGCAGCCAGCGTCAACACCAATCCGGTCGTTATTCGGCGGATTCTGGGCATGCTCAACCGAGCGGGCTTAGTCCACACCGAATATGGCGCTGATGGCGGAACCCGTTTAGCGCGTTCGGCTCATGAAATTACCCTCAACGATATTTATCATGCTACCGAAAATTGCCGGATTCTGCCCTTGCATGCCAGCTCGCCCAACCAAGATTGTCGCTGTGGGCGCACAATTCAGCCAGTGCTTAGTACCATTTTTAGCCACGCCGAAGCTGCCATGCAACAAGTATTGGCCAATAAAAGCCTCGCCGAAGTTGTGAATGAGATGCAGTGCAAGCCTAATCCCCAATCCATACCCCATCCGTAA